A region of the Nitrospira sp. genome:
TCAAAACAGTAGCCGCCGCGTCGCTCGACGACGATCTTGCGAAACAGGTCGGCCGGGTCCAACGAGATCGACCGCCCAAGATGGATATCCAGATTTTCAAACGGCACGGTCATCACATGGGCCAGATGTACGCGCCGCAAGGTCTCCACCGAGGGAGTCACCGGCCCCTCATACTTGATACGCGCAAGATAGGCAGCACGATCAAACATGTACCCTCCTCATTCAGACGGCCATTATACGAAGTCACGGCAAAGGATCACAGGCAACCTCATCCACCGCGCATGGACCTCGTTGCGGTCGCCTCCTGCACTTGCTACGATGGTCGGTCATCCTTTAAGAGGAGCACTCCGCCGTGCCATCCCGTACTCCCCCGAATCGACCAGTCGACGAACTGATCATCGAAGGGGCACGTCAAAATAATCTCAAAAACATCTCGCTCCGCATTCCGCATAACAAGGTCACCGCCATCACCGGCCTGTCGGGGTCCGGCAAATCTTCCCTCGCGTTCGACACGTTGTTTGCAGAAGGACAGTGGCGCTATGTCGAATCCCTCTCGACCTATGCGCGCATGTTTCTCGACAAAGTGAATCGCCCCGACGTCGACCGCATCACCAACATCCGCCCGGCCATTGCCATCGAACAAAAGAATCCGATTCGCACGGCGCGCTCGACCGTCGGCACGGCGACCGAGGTCGCCGATCTTTTGCGGCTCCTGTTCGCGAAAATCGGTAAGCCGGTCTGCCCCGATTGCCGGCAGGAAGCCCGCGGCTATCATCCCGGTTCTTTGGCTGAGGAGTTGCTTGCGCAATTCCCTGACGCACGGGCCATGGTGTTGTTCCCCGTCAACGATCTGGGGCCAGGCCACGATCGCTCGTTGATGGACGCCCTCATGAAACGAGGCTTCACTCGGTTGCGTTGTGGCGACGAGACCATCGATCTCCATGAGGAAAGCACCCTTCCCGACACGCGCACGTCCGGGATTCAGGTCATTGTGGATCGTCTGGTTCTCCGGCCGGACAACCGCCATCGCCTCATCGAGGCTATTGAAGTCGCCTTCCAGGAGGCGGAAGGCATCTGCCACGTCGAGGTCATTGGCCAGGGACTGAGGACCTACAGCACCCACTTTCGCTGTCAGGGTTGCGGCCGGACCTTCGAGCCGTTGCGCCCCCTGCTTTTTTCATTCAACCATCCATTGGGCGCCTGCCCTGAGTGCAAGGGCTTCGGGAACATCCTGCGTTACGACCGGGACCTCGTCATTCCCGATCGCAGCAAATCGCTGGCCAATGGCGCCATCGAGCCCTGGAGCAAGCCGGGATCGGACTGGTGGCAGAAACAGCTCTTGCTCGCTATGAAAAAGTTGGATGTGGATCTAACCGCACCCTTCCAGGAACTTCCCCCAGACGTGCAACACCTCATTTGGGAAGGCAGCGAGCAGGTGGAAGGCGTCCGCCAATACTTCGACTATCTGGAGACCAAACGCTACAAACTCCACGTGCGCGTGCTGTTGAGCCGCTATCGCAGTCCCGCCACCTGCCCCATCTGCGAGGGCAGTCGCCTGAAACCGGCCGCGCGGTTCGTGAAGGTGACCGGATATGACTTCGTCCAGCTCAACGAGCTGACCATCGATGCCGCGGCGGCCTGGTTTGCCCGGCTCGCCCTGCCGGCGTTCGACGCTGAAGTGGCGAAGGACATCCTGCGCCAACTGCAGGCCAAACTGAACTTCATGCTGCGTGTGGGGCTCGGCTACCTGACGCTCTCCCGGCAGACCAAAACCCTCTCTGGCGGGGAAGCGCAACGCATCGCCTTGGCCAATCAACTCGGGTCTCGCCTGGTGGGAACGCTCTATGTGCTGGATGAACCCACGATCGGGCTCCATGCGCGCGACACCGACACACTGGCCGGTATCCTCCGCGACCTGGCCGATGAAGGGAATACCGTCGTGGTCGTCGAGCATGACCCGCTGATGATTCAGGCCGCCGATCATATCGTCGAAATGGGGCCGGCTTCCGGCGAGCAGGGAGGCCAGGTCGTCTGTGCGGCGCCTCGCGCGCAATTTGTCGCCCACCCAACCGCCCTCACCGCCCGATACCTGCGAGGTGAGGAGCGTATCCCCCTGCCGAAGACGCGCCGGTCCGGCAACGGCAAAGTGCTCAGCATCGCCGGCGCCGCCGAGCACAATCTCAAGCACCTGCTGGTCAGAATTCCCCTGCACATGCTCGTCTGCATCACCGGCGTCTCAGGCTCCGGCAAGAGCACGCTCATTGAGGACACGCTCTATCGCGCCGCCGCCCGGGCTTTCCGCATCGAATCACTCCCCATGGGAAAATTTCAGGCGATCAAGGGGCTGGAGTACCTGAAAGGCGTCCGCCTCATCGACCAGCAACCCATCGGCCGGACACCCCGCTCGAATCCGATCACCTACATCAAGGCCTTCGACGAGATCCGCCAGCTGTTCGCCTCCGAGCGAGCTGCCTTGCGGCAAGGCCTGACGCCCGGCCATTTCTCCTTCAACACGGCCGGCGGACGTTGTGAACGCTGCGAAGGAAACGGCTATCAAAAGTTGGAGATGTATTTTTTCGAGGACATCTATGCGACCTGCGAGGAATGCAATGGCCGGCGGTTCAAGCCGGAGATTCTCGCGATCACGTATCGCGGCAAGAGCATCCACGATGTGCTCAACCTCACCGTGACGGATGCGCAGGCCTTCTTCTCCGGTTCCCCCAAGCTCACGGAAAAGCTCTACCTGCTTTCGTCAATCGGATTGGGTTACCTTCGGCTCGGCCAAGCGGCCAATACGCTCTCCGGCGGTGAAGCGCAACGACTGAAAATCGCCGCGGAACTCAAGGATCCATCCGCGCATAACCAACTCTATATTTTGGATGAGCCGACCACGGGCCTGCATCTCGACGACATCAAGAAGCTGCTGGCTGTGCTACATAAACTGGTGGATGCCGGGAACACCCTGGTGATCGTGGAGCACAATCTGGATGTCATCAAAACCGCGGATTGGGTCATCGACCTGGGCCCGGAGGGCGGGGCAGCCGGCGGGCAGATCGTGGCGGAAGGGCGGCCGGAACAGGTGGCGAAGGTGGCGCAGTCGCATACGGGGAGATTCTTAGCCAAGGTGATGGGAAGCCACGTATCCCGTGAGGCGTGAATTGTCTCTCATGAAGGGATTGGAGAGTCGCAGCTGGAGTGGAACGACGCAAGAACGCAGCGGGCAAACGTTTTCAACACCCCGCTCAGTTTGAGGAAGGATCGAACGGCATATCGGCATAGTGCCGGGATGGCTCCTCCAGGGTCACGAAGATCTCAGGCCAAATACGGGTCGGATCTTGGTCAAACACAATCGACGGGTCAGCGGGCAAGGTGATCCATGAACCACTTTGCATTTCCGACTCCAACTGGCCAGGTCCCCACCCTGAGTACCCGAGGTAGGCCCGAAACGATTCCTTCCCCGGTTGCTCCATCAGAATCCGCTCCATGATCTCCAAATCCCCGCCGAGGCAGACGCCATCGAAGACCTGGTGCGAATTCTCCGGTGTATCCTCGATGCGATAGAGCATCATCACCTGATTGGTTTGCACAGGACCACCGGAATACAGTACATGCGGTTGGCCTTCGAGAATCGGCACTTGGGGCAAGGCTTCGGAGATGGACATCGCGGTGGGCCGATTGACGATCACGCCCAAGGCGCCTTCCGGGCCATGTTCACACAGCAGCACCACTGCCTGCCTAAAATTGGGATCGTTCAAGGCCGGCGCCGCGACGAGCAAAATGCCTTTACTGAGTGGAGTGGTCATGAGTCATCCTACCGTGAGGGTCTGAGCGACGCAAGTTGAGTCAGGAAATGGAGAGGGCCTGCCATCATGTGCGGTACAGTGCGGGCCGACGGTCGCGCAAGAGATCGTTGTAGGCATTCAACCCCTTGATGCGAGCCTCCGCCGGATCGATCTCGACGAGGGCCAATTCCTCAGAATCCCGCGGAGCCCGATGCAGGATGCGGCCGCGCGGGCTGACCACCTCGCTAAGCCCGATAAACGTCAGCGGATCTTTCCCACCACGCGCCTCCAGGCCGATCCGGTTCGCCGTCACGCTGAAGACCCGGTTTTCGAGACAGCGTGTCACCATGGAGTCCGGGCAATTCGGCAAGACGAGATTCGACGGATGCGCGATGATGTCCGCGCCTTGCAAGGCCAGCGTGCGCGCCGACTCCGGGTAGTACCAGTCGAAACAGATCATGACGCCGATCTTCGCCTGCCCGATGTCCCACACGTGAAACCCGCTGTCGCCGGGGGTGAAGAATAGCGTTTCCTCGAAAAAGAGATGCGTCTTTCGATAGCAGCCGAGATACCCCTTCGGCCCGACGATGACCGCTGAGTTGAAGCAGCGTGAGCCGGCCCGCTCCGCCAATCCCGCCACGATCGTCATCCCGCGACGGGCGGCAATCTCTGCCAATCGTCTCGTGGTCTGCCCGTCAGGCACCGGCTCGGCCAACTCCATCACTTCAGCCTGTGAGACAAACTGATAGCCGGTGGCAAAGAGCTCCGGCAACACAATCAGATCGGCCTCGACATGTTCAAGATGAGCCGTCACCACGTCGAGATTGCGAGCCACATCGCCGAACGTTGGGTCGAATTGAAGGTAGCCGATCTTCATGAACGTACCTCTCCACACAAATAAAAACGGGCAGGGATGCCCCTGCCCGTTTGAACGTACCGTGTGCCGGACGAGCCAGAACCGCTTACATGCCTTCCGACAAGTGGGGAATGGCGTTTTCCACCGCTTTGGTCGCCACATCGGCGTGGCCGGCCTTGCCGTGTTCAATCCCGTCCTTGAGTCCCTTAATCCCTTCGCCGACATGGGGATTCTTGGTTTCTGCCATCGCACCTTCCGCATGCTTCAACGCCGCTTCCGCGTGCTTCACCAAGGCGTCCGCATGCCCCTGCTTCCCATGCGCCACCGCTTCCTTGGCATGCTCGACGGCTTCGGCCTGATGCTTATTTCCTGCGGCGAAGGCCACGCTGGATACCATCGGCGCGCCGATCAGCGCCACCATGACTCCAGCCATCACGACTCCCCGCCATTTCGCAGTCTGCATGAAACGCCTCCTCTGTAAGTATGTGCACTGCATAAGACCACTCTCGTACGAATTCAGCATAATCAGGGCTTGTGATCCTGTCAAGACGGGCGCATGCCGGTCGGCACCTGCGACTCCGAGAGGCCGAGCAACTTCTGCAACGCGAGCAAATCCTTCTCCACCGGACAGGCGAAATCCCGGCTCCATTCCCACCAGGAACCGGGATAGTTGCGCAGACGCGCAAACCCCGCCAGGCGCAATACAAAGTAGAGCCAGCCCGATCGCACCCCACCCGTGCAATAGCACACGGTTTCCTGCTCAGCGTGAAGGCCCTTGAGATCCAATTGCGCCTTGATCGCCGCCAAATCTTTCACCGTGGCGTCCGGGTTCAGAAAGCCGCTCCAGGCGACGTGAACCGCCCCGGGAATGTGGCCGGGGCGCGGAATGCCCGAGACTTCCTTTCCCAGGTATTCCTCTAGGCTCCGCGCATCGACGATCGTCGTGGCCTGGTGCGGCTTGCGCACAATCGCCTTGAGTTCATCCTTCAAAATAACGGCCGAGG
Encoded here:
- the uvrA gene encoding excinuclease ABC subunit UvrA, with the protein product MPSRTPPNRPVDELIIEGARQNNLKNISLRIPHNKVTAITGLSGSGKSSLAFDTLFAEGQWRYVESLSTYARMFLDKVNRPDVDRITNIRPAIAIEQKNPIRTARSTVGTATEVADLLRLLFAKIGKPVCPDCRQEARGYHPGSLAEELLAQFPDARAMVLFPVNDLGPGHDRSLMDALMKRGFTRLRCGDETIDLHEESTLPDTRTSGIQVIVDRLVLRPDNRHRLIEAIEVAFQEAEGICHVEVIGQGLRTYSTHFRCQGCGRTFEPLRPLLFSFNHPLGACPECKGFGNILRYDRDLVIPDRSKSLANGAIEPWSKPGSDWWQKQLLLAMKKLDVDLTAPFQELPPDVQHLIWEGSEQVEGVRQYFDYLETKRYKLHVRVLLSRYRSPATCPICEGSRLKPAARFVKVTGYDFVQLNELTIDAAAAWFARLALPAFDAEVAKDILRQLQAKLNFMLRVGLGYLTLSRQTKTLSGGEAQRIALANQLGSRLVGTLYVLDEPTIGLHARDTDTLAGILRDLADEGNTVVVVEHDPLMIQAADHIVEMGPASGEQGGQVVCAAPRAQFVAHPTALTARYLRGEERIPLPKTRRSGNGKVLSIAGAAEHNLKHLLVRIPLHMLVCITGVSGSGKSTLIEDTLYRAAARAFRIESLPMGKFQAIKGLEYLKGVRLIDQQPIGRTPRSNPITYIKAFDEIRQLFASERAALRQGLTPGHFSFNTAGGRCERCEGNGYQKLEMYFFEDIYATCEECNGRRFKPEILAITYRGKSIHDVLNLTVTDAQAFFSGSPKLTEKLYLLSSIGLGYLRLGQAANTLSGGEAQRLKIAAELKDPSAHNQLYILDEPTTGLHLDDIKKLLAVLHKLVDAGNTLVIVEHNLDVIKTADWVIDLGPEGGAAGGQIVAEGRPEQVAKVAQSHTGRFLAKVMGSHVSREA
- a CDS encoding YqgE/AlgH family protein — its product is MTTPLSKGILLVAAPALNDPNFRQAVVLLCEHGPEGALGVIVNRPTAMSISEALPQVPILEGQPHVLYSGGPVQTNQVMMLYRIEDTPENSHQVFDGVCLGGDLEIMERILMEQPGKESFRAYLGYSGWGPGQLESEMQSGSWITLPADPSIVFDQDPTRIWPEIFVTLEEPSRHYADMPFDPSSN
- a CDS encoding acyltransferase, which codes for MKIGYLQFDPTFGDVARNLDVVTAHLEHVEADLIVLPELFATGYQFVSQAEVMELAEPVPDGQTTRRLAEIAARRGMTIVAGLAERAGSRCFNSAVIVGPKGYLGCYRKTHLFFEETLFFTPGDSGFHVWDIGQAKIGVMICFDWYYPESARTLALQGADIIAHPSNLVLPNCPDSMVTRCLENRVFSVTANRIGLEARGGKDPLTFIGLSEVVSPRGRILHRAPRDSEELALVEIDPAEARIKGLNAYNDLLRDRRPALYRT
- a CDS encoding metal-binding protein SmbP, coding for MQTAKWRGVVMAGVMVALIGAPMVSSVAFAAGNKHQAEAVEHAKEAVAHGKQGHADALVKHAEAALKHAEGAMAETKNPHVGEGIKGLKDGIEHGKAGHADVATKAVENAIPHLSEGM
- a CDS encoding sulfurtransferase, with amino-acid sequence MQHPLLIDCETLQTRLGQPGLVILDVRGRSTYEFGGHIPGAVHSTWHEYSDPDAIAKGLLDPNLKRIEARIQALGLNQDSEVVIYSNPFDNWGDEGRMFWMLEYLGHKNLKVLDGGWVKWIQERRPFEHGAVRPKPGNFIVSPIASAVILKDELKAIVRKPHQATTIVDARSLEEYLGKEVSGIPRPGHIPGAVHVAWSGFLNPDATVKDLAAIKAQLDLKGLHAEQETVCYCTGGVRSGWLYFVLRLAGFARLRNYPGSWWEWSRDFACPVEKDLLALQKLLGLSESQVPTGMRPS